A stretch of the Capsicum annuum cultivar UCD-10X-F1 chromosome 10, UCD10Xv1.1, whole genome shotgun sequence genome encodes the following:
- the LOC107845701 gene encoding protein DETOXIFICATION 18 isoform X2, whose translation MYFMVGLSGALETLCGQGYGAKMYRMLGMHLQTSCITSFFFSVVVSVIWWYSDMILILLHQDPDIAREAGVFLRFLIPGLFAYSFLQNVLRFLQAQSIIMPLAFCSVGALVIHIGIAYTLVHWTGLGFKGAPLAASISLWISFLTLCLFVLFSKRFNHIWRDSLSFEPFHHILTNLKLALPSAAMVCLEYWAFELLVLLAGLMPNSETTTSVVAMCVNTQNIAYMISYGLSAAASTRVANELGAGNPAKAKHAMFVTLKLSVLLAIAVDLALFLGHNAWASLFSDNAEIINKFASMTPLLLISFVFDFIQGILSGVTRGCGWQHLAMCINLATFYFIGMPIAGLLAFKFNLHSQGLWLGLICGLACQSTGLLLLTLMTKWGKLEVSSNSNRN comes from the exons atgtattTCATG GTTGGCCTAAGTGGTGCGCTTGAGACATTATGCGGCCAAGGATACGGAGCAAAAATGTACAGAATGTTGGGAATGCATCTTCAAACATCATGCATCACGTCGTTCTTCTTTTCTGTGGTGGTTTCTGTCATTTGGTGGTACTCCGATATGATTCTGATTTTACTTCATCAAGATCCTGACATAGCTAGAGAAGCCGGCGTGTTCTTGAGGTTCCTCATACCTGGATTGTTTGCGTATAGCTTTCTCCAAAACGTTTTGAGATTTCTTCAGGCGCAGTCGATCATCATGCCACTGGCTTTCTGTTCAGTTGGAGCTTTAGTTATCCACATTGGGATTGCCTATACCTTGGTTCATTGGACAGGTCTTGGTTTTAAAGGAGCACCATTAGCGGCTTCCATTTCGCTCTGGATCTCATTCCTCACGTTGTGCCTCTTTGTTCTTTTTTCGAAGAGATTCAACCATATCTGGAGGGACAGTCTCTCGTTCGAGCCATTTCATCATATCCTTACAAACTTGAAGTTGGCTTTGCCCTCTGCTGCCATGGTATG CTTGGAATACTGGGCTTTTGAGCTTCTTGTGTTATTGGCTGGTTTGATGCCAAACTCAGAAACAACTACTTCTGTCGTCGCAATGTG TGTAAATACACAAAACATAGCCTACATGATATCTTATGGTTTGAGTGCAGCTGCAAG CACTAGGGTGGCAAACGAATTAGGAGCTGGAAATCCTGCTAAAGCTAAGCATGCTATGTTTGTTACGCTCAAGCTATCTGTTCTTCTCGCTATTGCTGTGGATTTAGCTCTATTTTTGGGTCATAATGCCTGGGCTAGCCTCTTCAGTGACAACGCGGAGATAATTAACAAATTTGCCTCCATGACACCTCTCCTCTTAATCTCCTTTGTGTTCGATTTCATTCAAGGAATCCTCTCAG GTGTGACTCGAGGATGCGGATGGCAGCATTTGGCTATGTGCATCAACTTAGCAACTTTCTATTTCATCGGCATGCCAATAGCCGGCCTTCTCGCTTTCAAGTTCAACCTACATTCTCAG GGTTTATGGTTGGGGTTGATTTGTGGTCTAGCTTGCCAATCTACTGGCTTGTTGCTACTGACATTGATGACCAAATGGGGAAAACTAGAAGTCTCATCAAATAGCAATagaaattag
- the LOC107845701 gene encoding protein DETOXIFICATION 18 isoform X1 codes for MAFEDCSSSPKSPLLLQPSSSSCISWCGKLIDVEEAKNQLCFSLPMIVVNSCFYFINLVSVMFAGHLGKLELAASNLANSWAMVTGLSFMVGLSGALETLCGQGYGAKMYRMLGMHLQTSCITSFFFSVVVSVIWWYSDMILILLHQDPDIAREAGVFLRFLIPGLFAYSFLQNVLRFLQAQSIIMPLAFCSVGALVIHIGIAYTLVHWTGLGFKGAPLAASISLWISFLTLCLFVLFSKRFNHIWRDSLSFEPFHHILTNLKLALPSAAMVCLEYWAFELLVLLAGLMPNSETTTSVVAMCVNTQNIAYMISYGLSAAASTRVANELGAGNPAKAKHAMFVTLKLSVLLAIAVDLALFLGHNAWASLFSDNAEIINKFASMTPLLLISFVFDFIQGILSGVTRGCGWQHLAMCINLATFYFIGMPIAGLLAFKFNLHSQGLWLGLICGLACQSTGLLLLTLMTKWGKLEVSSNSNRN; via the exons ATGGCTTTCGAGGATTGTTCATCTAGTCCAAAAAGTCCCCTACTGTTAcagccatcatcatcatcatgtattTCATGGTGTGGAAAGTTAATTgatgtagaagaagctaagaATCAGTTGTGTTTTTCATTGCCAATGATTGTAGTGaatagttgtttttactttaTCAATCTTGTGTCTGTCATGTTTGCTGGACATCTTGGTAAACTTGAACTTGCTGCCTCAAATCTTGCTAATTCTTGGGCTATGGTTACTGGTTTATCTTTCATG GTTGGCCTAAGTGGTGCGCTTGAGACATTATGCGGCCAAGGATACGGAGCAAAAATGTACAGAATGTTGGGAATGCATCTTCAAACATCATGCATCACGTCGTTCTTCTTTTCTGTGGTGGTTTCTGTCATTTGGTGGTACTCCGATATGATTCTGATTTTACTTCATCAAGATCCTGACATAGCTAGAGAAGCCGGCGTGTTCTTGAGGTTCCTCATACCTGGATTGTTTGCGTATAGCTTTCTCCAAAACGTTTTGAGATTTCTTCAGGCGCAGTCGATCATCATGCCACTGGCTTTCTGTTCAGTTGGAGCTTTAGTTATCCACATTGGGATTGCCTATACCTTGGTTCATTGGACAGGTCTTGGTTTTAAAGGAGCACCATTAGCGGCTTCCATTTCGCTCTGGATCTCATTCCTCACGTTGTGCCTCTTTGTTCTTTTTTCGAAGAGATTCAACCATATCTGGAGGGACAGTCTCTCGTTCGAGCCATTTCATCATATCCTTACAAACTTGAAGTTGGCTTTGCCCTCTGCTGCCATGGTATG CTTGGAATACTGGGCTTTTGAGCTTCTTGTGTTATTGGCTGGTTTGATGCCAAACTCAGAAACAACTACTTCTGTCGTCGCAATGTG TGTAAATACACAAAACATAGCCTACATGATATCTTATGGTTTGAGTGCAGCTGCAAG CACTAGGGTGGCAAACGAATTAGGAGCTGGAAATCCTGCTAAAGCTAAGCATGCTATGTTTGTTACGCTCAAGCTATCTGTTCTTCTCGCTATTGCTGTGGATTTAGCTCTATTTTTGGGTCATAATGCCTGGGCTAGCCTCTTCAGTGACAACGCGGAGATAATTAACAAATTTGCCTCCATGACACCTCTCCTCTTAATCTCCTTTGTGTTCGATTTCATTCAAGGAATCCTCTCAG GTGTGACTCGAGGATGCGGATGGCAGCATTTGGCTATGTGCATCAACTTAGCAACTTTCTATTTCATCGGCATGCCAATAGCCGGCCTTCTCGCTTTCAAGTTCAACCTACATTCTCAG GGTTTATGGTTGGGGTTGATTTGTGGTCTAGCTTGCCAATCTACTGGCTTGTTGCTACTGACATTGATGACCAAATGGGGAAAACTAGAAGTCTCATCAAATAGCAATagaaattag